The Podospora bellae-mahoneyi strain CBS 112042 chromosome 7, whole genome shotgun sequence genome includes a window with the following:
- a CDS encoding hypothetical protein (EggNog:ENOG503NYC5; COG:Q), which yields MAPTTEPVKTVEWQGRQVPVWPMRTIKYDLLLSQDPEEVEKVLQACLQDGYFQLDLDSIDGRRMLEDREQLLKLMNRFFDAPLEAKNEYGLIDSHLGYEPVGNRTGAFGAGSKDGYEMLKVSRDEIQQGSPRVPSPIKNSGDLHQLEQVIGSCNTITKVILAALSTGLNLAGKDRFENSHRNDRPSATTLSMMHYLPAEITGQHKVGHQKHTDISSLTLLFSDQWGLQVRPPGECGALEMGFVEPQKNCAFVHVGDSLRFASGMKFQSCIHRVVPFDPTEHRYSIAYFLRAEDDTMFMDSEGRYVTAKDWHDQKFKAFTDPWFYQAQAPKTMILGGMVEAGADDPEPVTAYAPLPVQMPA from the coding sequence ATGGCTCCTACCACCGAACCCGTAAAGACCGTTGAATGGCAAGGCAGGCAGGTTCCTGTCTGGCCCATGAGGACCATCAAGTACGATCTGCTCCTCTCGCAGGATCCtgaggaggtcgagaagGTGCTCCAGGCTTGCCTTCAGGATGGTTACTTCCAGCTCGATCTCGACAGCATCGACGGCCGTCGCATGCTCGAGGACCGTGAGCAACTTCTCAAGCTCATGAACCGCTTCTTTGATGCCCCCCTCGAGGCCAAGAACGAATATGGCTTGATCGACTCCCATCTTGGCTACGAGCCTGTCGGTAACCGCACTGGCGCCTTTGGTGCTGGCTCCAAGGACGGCTATGAGATGCTCAAGGTCTCGCGAGACGAGATCCAGCAGGGCAGCCCTCGCGTCCCCTCCCCGATCAAGAACAGCGGCGATCTCCACCAGTTGGAGCAGGTCATCGGCAGctgcaacaccatcaccaaggtcATCTTGGcagccctctccaccggcTTGAACCTGGCTGGCAAGGACCGCTTCGAAAACTCCCACCGCAACGACCGCCCCTCAGCCACCACTCTCTCCATGATGCACTACCTCCCCGCTGAGATCACCGGCCAGCACAAGGTCGGCCACCAGAAGCACACCGACATcagctccctcaccctcctcttcagcgACCAATGGGGTCTCCAAGTCCGCCCCCCCGGAGAGTGCGGCGCCCTCGAGATGGGCTTTGTCGAGCCCCAGAAGAACTGCGCCTTCGTCCACGTCGGCGATTCCCTCCGCTTTGCCAGCGGCATGAAGTTCCAGTCGTGCATCCACCGCGTCGTACCCTTCGACCCCACCGAGCACCGGTACTCGATCGCCTACTTCCTCCGCGCCGAGGACGACACCATGTTCATGGACTCGGAGGGACGCTATGTCACCGCCAAGGACTGGCATGACCAGAAGTTCAAGGCGTTTACCGACCCTTGGTTCTATCAGGCTCAGGCGCCCAAGACGATGATTCTTGGAGGTATGGTGGAGGCTGGCGCTGATGACCCGGAACCCGTCACCGCCTACGCCCCTCTTCCCGTTCAGATGCCCGCTTGA
- a CDS encoding hypothetical protein (EggNog:ENOG503P3VE; COG:C), with protein sequence MNYLTKYCPSPNRSLREDSRTLRLSLVLQYHTIERRHQASTMAAAFIKAANAKIRSNPWTDYFCSTHFWGPASNFTIPLAAIADTQKSPDLISGKMTCALIFYAFTFMRFSLAVIPPNRLLFGCHTINATAQSVQGYRFMDWHYWGGKEKKLLAEKEAAAKGQPVLVVKKVQNENHPEKK encoded by the exons ATGAATTACCTCACCAAATACTGCCCCTCTCCGAACCGGAGTCTGCGGGAGGATTCACGCACCCTTCGCCTTTCACTTGTTCTTCAATACCATACCATTGAACGTCGACATCAAGCATCAACAATGGCCGCTGCGTTCATCAAGGCGGCAAATGCCAAGATCAGGTCCAATCCCTGGACCGATTACTTTTGCTCGACGC ACTTTTGGGGCCCGGCTTCCAACTTCACCATTCCTCTCGCGGCCATAGCAGATACGCAGAAGAGCCCTGACTT AATATCCGGCAAGATGACCTGCGCCCTCATCTTTTACGCCTTCACATTCATGCGTTTTTCGCTTGCTGTTATACCACCAAACCGTCTTTTGTTCGGCTGCCACACCATTAATGCCACTGCTCAAAGCGTGCAAGGCTACCGCTTCATGGATTGGCATTACtggggaggaaaggaaaagaagctacttgctgagaaggaggcggctgCCAAGGGGCAGCCCGTCctggtggtgaagaaagtTCAAAATGAGAATCATCCGGAAAAGAAATAG
- a CDS encoding hypothetical protein (EggNog:ENOG503P7H0) — protein sequence MGPQPPSPPSPASSALKTIAKYKQRSFDTSLNSHIPLLESAKNPSSPDVVLIGDSMIERMLTTANCGPNLVSPWPSQTMLPKDNSKQFQAGRVLNLGVGGDKIQNVAYRLVGDPKQRLKSVADMLAARRSVKLWVLQVGTNNMSPKKGLGDGDGDALRALVEALLDIGAEGCKVLVTGLFLRKDIPWEKIKQANEKIHQVVENFASGHPAQVLWLPATEEVKEEHLVDHVHLSEAGYKIWIGRLLADETMRI from the coding sequence ATGGGGCCACAGCCGCCATCTCCGCCATCTCCTGCCAGCAGCGCTCTAAAAACTATTGCCAAATACAAACAACGTTCTTTCGACACCTCACTCAACTCCCATATTCCCCTCCTCGAGTCCGCAAAgaacccctcctctcctgaCGTTGTTCTCATAGGAGACTCCATGATCGAACGGatgctcaccaccgccaactgCGGCCCAAACCTCGTCTCGCCTTGGCCATCACAAACCATGCTTCCAAAGGATAACAGCAAGCAGTTTCAAGCAGGCCGAGTTCTCAActtgggagtgggaggtgACAAGATACAGAATGTGGCCTACCGCCTGGTTGGTGACCCAAAACAACGTCTCAAAAGTGTTGCAGACATGTTGGCCGCGCGGAGAAGTGTAAAGCTGTGGGTTTTACAGGTTGGGACTAATAACATGAGCCCCAAGAAAGGgctgggagatggagatggagatgctCTAAGGGCCTTGGTAGAGGCCCTGCTGGACATAGGAGCAGAGGGTTGTAAGGTGTTAGTGACGGGATTGTTCTTGCGAAAGGATATACCCTGGGAGAAGATCAAACAGGCGAATGAAAAGATTCATCAAGTGGTAGAGAATTTTGCGAGTGGCCACCCAGCACAAGTGTTGTGGCTTCCTGCGAcagaggaggtcaaggaggaacACTTGGTAGACCACGTGCATTTGAGCGAGGCTGGATACAAAATATGGATTGGGAGGTTACTGGCTGACGAGACTATGAGGATATGA
- a CDS encoding hypothetical protein (EggNog:ENOG503P2JU), with protein sequence MRDLFTRAAALFLLFNPIYGADDGDDGYIGYRLDKRGDPETVNYETANTGGVQLAEEPDVYLNASVSVGYIGVDVQNLTAKVNLDANVLKLLHFSAGVDASINRVQLKIENVSAKVELEARLGNVVKMVDDVLNSIDLNPIIATLGQEVTQIINSTTDLLDGVGEGLGGGTGAGEEDAAGGNAKRSFEGSHKLESNVLFSVNDYTGQAHKNRVLAQDGSIYDEYLDNDGNEQSRVVVGSYDKDMEFNGHNRTIEEEGNVVEFELQYDYKPFPGVEVTSWIFVDTTGKVTRTQVIAEAQGGGSSTISNDADL encoded by the coding sequence ATGAGAGACCTTTTCACTAGGGCAGCtgcccttttcctcctcttcaaccccatCTATGGCGCAGATGATGGAGACGATGGGTACATCGGGTACCGACTCGACAAGCGCGGCGACCCCGAGACGGTAAACTACGAAACCGCCAACACCGGCGGTGTCCAGCTTGCCGAAGAGCCAGATGTCTATCTCAACGCTTCGGTGAGCGTCGGGTACATCGGGGTTGACGTGCAAAACCTCACGGCCAAGGTCAACCTCGACGCAAACGTCCTGAAGCTGTTGCACTTCAGCGCGGGCGTTGACGCGAGCATCAACCGCGTCCAGCTCAAGATTGAGAATGTCTCTGCAAAGGTCGAGCTGGAGGCGCGTCTCGGGAATGTTGTCAAGATGGTCGACGATGTGCTCAACAGCATCGATCTCAATCCCATCATTGCGACCCTGGGACAGGAAGTCACACAGATTATCAACTCCACCACTGACCTcctggatggtgttggtgagggacTTGGAGGCGGAACTGGGGCCGGGGAAGAGGATGCTGCAGGAGGCAACGCCAAACGGTCGTTCGAGGGAAGCCACAAGCTCGAGAGCAATGTACTTTTCAGCGTCAACGACTACACCGGCCAAGCACACAAGAACCGTGTCCTCGCACAGGACGGCAGCATCTACGACGAGTATCTCGACAATGACGGCAACGAGCAGTCGCGGGTCGTGGTGGGATCATACGACAAAGATATGGAGTTCAACGGACATAACCGGACGATCGAAGAGGAGGGCAATGTTGTCGAGTTTGAGCTCCAGTATGACTATAAGCCCTTCCCCGGCGTTGAGGTGACTAGTTGGATCTTTGTCGATACGACAGGCAAGGTGACCCGGACACAGGTTATCGCAGAGGCTCAGGGCGGAGGATCAAGCACCATCAGCAATGATGCGGATTTGTAA
- a CDS encoding hypothetical protein (EggNog:ENOG503NVZI), which yields MRTSSRWSLLRAILLLVALFITLSVAQTESAEPAPSTEPAAEPSTEAPSPSATPSSQTASPSTASSGGGGSGTPTTTTPRPSGSNPPDVYLRVPELSVGRIELDVDDLKADVNLNAEIANLVSINVGVAVGIQKVNITISDVEAELELVIRLGHLVEIVNRTLSSLDLNPLLINLLNNVSDIVDSVVGAVDGLLGTITQGGSTLRFLIDNLGNIVQEVAGEGTDIVSSIVGNYQKNMTFTGVAKELGNGLTQRTYRYDALGSLVNIIFNTMGQVVQAVVVGKDNSGGGGGGGGSTTTAPASSAPATSVAPAPTTSAPAEEGE from the coding sequence ATGAGGACCTCCTCGCGCTGGTCCCTCCTCAGGGCTATCCTCCTGCTCGTAGCTCTGTTCATCACTCTCTCAGTTGCGCAGACCGAGTCTGCCGAgccagcaccatcaacagAGCCCGCTGCCGAGCCCAGCACGGAAgcaccctcgccatcagcaacacccagCTCTCAGACTGCCTCCCCATCCACTGCTTCGagcggaggcggcggcagcgggacacccaccaccaccacccctcgaCCCTCGGGAAGCAATCCCCCTGACGTCTATCTCCGCGTTCCTGAGCTCTCAGTCGGCCGCATCGAGCTCGACGTGGATGACCTCAAAGCGGATGTCAACCTCAACGCCGAAATTGCCAACCTCGTCTCCATCAACGTCGGTGTGGCGGTTGGCATCCAAaaggtcaacatcaccatttCTGACGTAGAAGccgagcttgagcttgttaTTCGTTTGGGACATTTGGTCGAAATCGTCAACCGAACCCTCTCATCTCTTGACCTCAACCCACTGCTGATCAACCTGCTGAACAACGTTTCTGACATTGTTGACTCTGTTGTTGGCGCCGTGGATGGCTTGCTGGGTACTATCACGCAGGGCGGCAGCACGTTGAGGTTTTTGATTGACAACCTGGGGAATATTGTGCAGGAggttgctggggagggaaCAGATATCGTCAGCAGCATTGTTGGAAATTATCAGAAGAACATGACGTTTACTGGTGTGGCTAAGGAGCTAGGGAACGGGCTGACACAAAGGACGTACCGGTATGATGCGCTGGGGAGCTTGGTGAATATCATCTTTAATACCATGGGACAAGTCGTGCAGGCTGTCGTGGTCGGGAAGGATAAtagcggtggcggcggcggaggaggcggctcAACGACGACAGCTCCTGCCAGCTCCGCACCTGCCACAAGCGTGGCTCCGGCTCCAACGACAAGTGCGCCGGCGGAAGAGGGCGAGTAG